A genome region from Musa acuminata AAA Group cultivar baxijiao chromosome BXJ3-5, Cavendish_Baxijiao_AAA, whole genome shotgun sequence includes the following:
- the LOC103986365 gene encoding S-adenosylmethionine synthase 3 isoform X1, translating to MADDCVYNVQMDTFLFTSESVNEGHPDKLCDQVSDAILDACLEQDPESKVACETCTKTNMVMVFGEITTKAKVNYEKIVRDTCRGIGFVSADVGLDADRCKVLVNIEEQSPDIAQGVHGHLTKKPEEIGAGDQGHMFGYATDETAELMPLTHVLATKIGARLTEVRKNKTCPWVRPDGKTQVTVEYRNDGGAMVPVRVHTVLISTQHDESVTNEQIAADLKEHVIKPVIPAKYIDDRTIFHLNPSGRFVIGGPHGDAGLTGRKIIIDTYGGWGAHGGGAFSGKDPTKVDRSGAYIARQAAKSVVASGLARRCIVQISYAIGVPEPLSVFVDTYKTGKIADQDILVLIKENFDFRPGMIAINLDLKRGGNLRYQKTAAYGHFGRDDPDFTWEKAKVLKANKA from the coding sequence ATGGCCGATGACTGTGTTTATAATGTGCAGATGGATACGTTTCTGTTCACTTCGGAGTCCGTCAATGAGGGCCACCCCGACAAGCTCTGCGACCAAGTCTCCGACGCCATACTCGATGCCTGCTTGGAACAGGACCCGGAGAGCAAGGTGGCCTGCGAGACCTGCACCAAAACGAACATGGTCATGGTGTTCGGTGAGATCACCACCAAGGCCAAGGTCAACTACGAGAAGATCGTGCGCGATACCTGCCGCGGCATCGGTTTCGTCTCCGCGGACGTCGGCCTCGACGCCGACCGCTGCAAGGTGCTGGTCAACATCGAGGAGCAGAGCCCCGACATCGCCCAGGGCGTGCACGGGCACCTGACGAAGAAGCCGGAGGAGATCGGCGCCGGTGACCAGGGCCACATGTTCGGATACGCCACGGACGAGACCGCGGAGCTGATGCCGCTGACCCACGTCCTGGCCACCAAGATCGGCGCGCGGCTCACGGAGGTGCGCAAGAACAAGACCTGCCCGTGGGTCAGGCCGGACGGGAAGACGCAGGTGACCGTCGAGTACCGGAACGATGGCGGCGCCATGGTGCCCGTCCGGGTGCACACCGTCCTCATCTCCACCCAGCATGACGAGTCGGTCACCAACGAGCAAATCGCCGCCGACCTGAAAGAGCACGTCATCAAACCGGTCATCCCTGCCAAGTACATCGACGACCGGACCATCTTCCACCTGAACCCGTCGGGCCGATTCGTCATAGGCGGGCCTCACGGCGACGCAGGCCTGACAGGAAGAAAGATCATCATCGACACCTACGGCGGGTGGGGCGCGCACGGCGGCGGCGCGTTCTCGGGGAAGGATCCGACCAAGGTGGACCGCAGCGGCGCCTACATCGCGAGGCAGGCCGCCAAGAGCGTGGTGGCTTCTGGGCTGGCCCGGAGGTGCATCGTGCAGATCTCATACGCCATCGGCGTGCCGGAGCCGCTGTCGGTGTTCGTGGACACCTACAAGACAGGGAAGATAGCCGATCAAGATATACTGGTACTGATCAAGGAGAACTTCGACTTCAGGCCGGGGATGATCGCCATCAACCTCGACCTGAAGAGGGGTGGCAACTTGAGGTACCAGAAGACTGCGGCCTATGGGCATTTTGGCCGTGACGATCCTGACTTCACGTGGGAGAAGGCGAAGGTTCTGAAGGCGAACAAGGCCTGA
- the LOC103986366 gene encoding sm-like protein LSM3B, whose translation MASEEESTVKEPLDLIRLSLDERIYVKLRSDRELRGKLHAYDQHLNMILGDVEEIITSVEIDDETYEEIVRTTRRTVPFLFVRGDGVILVSPPLRTA comes from the exons ATGGCGAGCGAAGAGGAGAGCACGGTGAAAGAGCCTCTCGATCTCATCAGGCTCAGCCTCGACGAGCGCATCTACGTCAAGCTCCGCTCCGACCGCGAGCTACGAGGAAAACTTCAC GCTTATGACCAACATTTGAACATGATACTCGGGGATGTTGAAGAGATAATAACTTCTGTGGAAATTGATGATGAGACTTATGAAGAGATTGTTCGC ACCACGAGACGAACTGTGCCATTTCTTTTTGTCCGAGGTGATGGAGTCATTCTAGTTTCTCCACCTCTTAGGACCGCATGA
- the LOC135637710 gene encoding glyoxylase I 4-like, which produces MEMQEVEETPLVSLNHVSFVCRSVTRSVKFYEEVLGFASIKRPSSFNFHGAWLFNYGIGIHLLQCNSEEGMPKKKAVINPKEDHISFQCSNMQALKRKLERTGVEYVTAVVEEGSVQVRQLFFHDPDGHMIEICNCDDLPVLPLSSCPVKLKLPSPMPPPPAADPSSLISSTISFNADEESPNARCAVKAEAVILENLFADTMPISF; this is translated from the exons ATGGAGATGCAGGAGGTAGAGGAGACGCCGCTGGTGTCACTGAACCATGTCTCCTTCGTGTGCCGGTCGGTGACACGGTCTGTCAAGTTCTACGAGGAGGTGCTCGGCTTCGCCAGCATCAAGAGGCCTTCATCTTTCAACTTCCATGGCGCTTG GTTGTTCAACTACGGCATTGGCATACACTTGCTGCAATGCAACTCCGAGGAGGGAATGCCGAAGAAGAAGGCAGTCATCAACCCCAAGGAGGACCACATCTCCTTCCAGTGCTCCAACATGCAGGCCTTGAAGCGGAAGCTGGAAAGGACGGGAGTGGAGTACGTGACGGCGGTGGTGGAGGAAGGCAGCGTCCAGGTGAGGCAGCTCTTCTTCCACGACCCCGACGGGCACATGATCGAGATCTGCAACTGCGACGACCTCCCGGTGCTCCCCCTCTCGTCGTGCCCGGTCAAGCTCAAGCTCCCTTCGCCGATGCCGCCGCCGCCGGCAGCAGATCCTTCTTCCCTAATTTCTTCGACCATCTCATTCAACGCAGACGAGGAGTCTCCCAACGCCCGGTGTGCTGTGAAGGCTGAGGCCGTGATCCTTGAGAACTTGTTTGCAGACACGATGCCCATCTCCTTCTGA
- the LOC103986368 gene encoding filament-like plant protein 3 isoform X2: MDRRSWLWRRKQSDRSPGETESSGSASSEMHSGDQEALISSSPRHAQSPEVASKDVSQDNETIRTLNEKLSAALVNISAKENLVRQHAKVAEEAVLGWENAEKEVSSLKQQLEAASKEKSSLEDRIVHLDAALKECVRQFWQTKEEQGQKVHDTITKKTREWDSDKLELEIRLTELQAQLEAKAEITTSVDHQLCSKVDILEEEKSSLKVELDTLTRDLQMRTLELELSARVAETASKQHLDNIKKLTKLEAECRRLRATARKSSLANEQKLLSSSHYSESVTDSQSDAGEQLLSLDNEQSCSDSWASALIAELDQFKNEKANATSVTTSAEIDLMNDFLEMERLVALPEDDHGSSSIEHDNGSDHTFNRGSSSRKELDTICLHMVELEEPVEKMTTAKIGTESSLPVMNNQLKNTHDQLEATEAKLVELQRQLNLVNGENHVLEIELEAAEGKTNELQLQLELANTKNAELQERANLLERKSEEEQELSAKLKVRCQNIGATEANKRKEAEHQLESAFGEIAELKETISLLERKFEEEKALSTELASRCWKSEVLKGKKEELECQLELANLEIQNLRGMAGSFEMKLEEEKAYSTELLAKCQSMEAMEAKKKELECQLTTEHLEVGKLQEKVNILEGKVEEERALCLGLAANIEAIEAKRKELVVQLESAHMEVGILQEKLIALEKQVEEERALSADYATKYHRLEHELSRKQQATEFHLSASSNRVLKTRQEKEIALAAGKLVECQETIASLNRQLKTLAKFDELMLETEKPESNGELLDLRGDSKIIDPSISPE, encoded by the exons ATGGACCGTCGGAGTTGGCTGTGGAGGCGGAAGCAATCGGACAGGAGTCCTGGTGAGACTGAGAGCTCAGGGTCAGCCTCTTCCGAGATGCACTCTGGTGATCAG GAGGCACTGATTAGTTCTTCTCCAAGGCATGCTCAGTCACCTGAGGTTGCATCAAAGGATGTCAGCCAGGACAATGAAACTATAAGGACTTTAAATGAGAAATTATCAGCTGCTCTTGTGAACATAAGTGCTAAAGAAAATTTGGTAAGACAGCATGCAAAAGTTGCAGAAGAAGCTGTTTTAG GCTGGGAAAATGCAGAGAAGGAAGTTTCATCTCTAAAGCAGCAGCTTGAAGCTGCATCAAAGGAGAAATCATCCCTTGAAGATAGAATTGTTCATCTTGATGCTGCCCTCAAGGAGTGTGTCAGGCAGTTCTGGCAAACAAAGGAAGAGCAAGGACAGAAAGTCCATGATACCATCACCAAGAAAACCCGTGAATGGGATTCTGACAAATTGGAGCTTGAAATCCGACTTACTGAGCTTCAAGCCCAACTGGAAGCTAAAGCTGAAATTACCACATCTGTTGACCACCAGCTTTGCTCAAAGGTTGACATTCTTGAGGAAGAAAAATCTTCTCTTAAAGTTGAACTAGATACCCTTACTAGGGATCTCCAAATGAGAACATTAGAGTTGGAGCTAAGCGCCAGAGTAGCAGAAACAGCTAGCAAGCAACATTTGGACAACATAAAAAAGTTAACAAAGCTTGAAGCTGAGTGCCGTAGGTTACGAGCTACAGCACGTAAATCATCATTAGCTAATGAGCAAAAGCTCCTTTCTAGCTCGCATTATTCTGAATCTGTCACTGATAGCCAGTCAGATGCTGGTGAACAGTTATTAAGTCTGGATAATGAGCAAAGTTGTTCAGATTCATGGGCATCAGCCCTAATTGCAGAGCTTGATCAGTTCAAAAATGAAAAGGCTAATGCAACAAGTGTCACCACTTCTGCAGAAATTGACCTAATGAATGATTTCCTGGAGATGGAAAGACTAGTCGCGTTGCCTGAGGATGACCATGGAAGCTCTAGCATTGAGCATGACAATGGTTCGGACCATACTTTTAACAGAGGCAGCTCTTCAAGAAAGGAACTTGATACTATCTGTCTGCATATGGTTGAGTTGGAAGAGCCAGTCGAGAAAATGACAACCGCAAAAATTGGAACGGAATCGTCTTTACCTGTAATGAACAATCAGCTAAAGAATACACATGATCAGCTGGAAGCAACTGAAGCTAAGTTGGTTGAGTTGCAAAGGCAACTTAATTTGGTTAATGGGGAAAATCATGTTCTTGAGATAGAACTAGAAGCAGCCGAGGGAAAGACAAATGAACTTCAGCTCCAGCTCGAATTAGCAAATACCAAAAATGCGGAGTTACAGGAGAGAGCAAACTTATTAGAAAGGAAATCTGAAGAAGAGCAGGAGTTGTCTGCCAAACTGAAAGTGAGGTGCCAAAATATAGGGGCAACAGAAGCTAATAAGAGGAAGGAAGCTGAACATCAGCTTGAGTCAGCATTTGGTGAAATTGCAGAGTTAAAGGAAACAATTAGTTTATTAGAAAGAAAATTTGAAGAAGAGAAAGCTTTGTCCACAGAACTGGCATCTAGGTGTTGGAAATCAGAAGTATTGAAAGGAAAGAAAGAGGAATTGGAGTGTCAGCTTGAGTTAGCAAATTTGGAAATTCAAAATCTACGTGGGATGGCTGGTTCATTTGAAATGAAACTTGAGGAGGAGAAGGCATATTCAACAGAACTTTTAGCCAAGTGTCAGAGTATGGAAGCCATGGAGGCAAAGAAAAAGGAGTTGGAGTGTCAACTTACTACAGAACATTTGGAAGTAGGCAAGTTACAGGAGAAGGTGAATATACTGGAAGGGAAAGTTGAGGAGGAAAGAGCATTGTGTTTGGGGCTTGCAGCTAATATAGAGGCCATAGAGGCAAAGAGAAAGGAATTGGTGGTGCAACTTGAGTCAGCACATATGGAAGTTGGGATCCTCCAGGAGAAGTTGATCGCATTAGAAAAACAAGTTGAAGAGGAAAGGGCACTGTCTGCAGACTATGCAACAAAGTACCACAGGTTGGAACATGAGTTATCCAGGAAGCAGCAAGCAACTGAATTCCATTTATCAGCATCCTCAAATAGAGTGTTGAAGACTAGACAG GAAAAAGAGATCGCTCTAGCTGCTGGGAAGCTTGTAGAGTGCCAGGAGACAATAGCCTCTCTTAACCGGCAGTTGAAAACATTAGCAAAGTTCGACGAATTGATGCTTGAAACAGAGAAGCCGGAGTCAAATGGAGAACTGTTGGATCTGAGAGGGGATTCTAAGATAATAGACCCCAGCATATCCCCAGAGTAG
- the LOC103986368 gene encoding filament-like plant protein 3 isoform X1, which yields MDRRSWLWRRKQSDRSPGETESSGSASSEMHSGDQQEALISSSPRHAQSPEVASKDVSQDNETIRTLNEKLSAALVNISAKENLVRQHAKVAEEAVLGWENAEKEVSSLKQQLEAASKEKSSLEDRIVHLDAALKECVRQFWQTKEEQGQKVHDTITKKTREWDSDKLELEIRLTELQAQLEAKAEITTSVDHQLCSKVDILEEEKSSLKVELDTLTRDLQMRTLELELSARVAETASKQHLDNIKKLTKLEAECRRLRATARKSSLANEQKLLSSSHYSESVTDSQSDAGEQLLSLDNEQSCSDSWASALIAELDQFKNEKANATSVTTSAEIDLMNDFLEMERLVALPEDDHGSSSIEHDNGSDHTFNRGSSSRKELDTICLHMVELEEPVEKMTTAKIGTESSLPVMNNQLKNTHDQLEATEAKLVELQRQLNLVNGENHVLEIELEAAEGKTNELQLQLELANTKNAELQERANLLERKSEEEQELSAKLKVRCQNIGATEANKRKEAEHQLESAFGEIAELKETISLLERKFEEEKALSTELASRCWKSEVLKGKKEELECQLELANLEIQNLRGMAGSFEMKLEEEKAYSTELLAKCQSMEAMEAKKKELECQLTTEHLEVGKLQEKVNILEGKVEEERALCLGLAANIEAIEAKRKELVVQLESAHMEVGILQEKLIALEKQVEEERALSADYATKYHRLEHELSRKQQATEFHLSASSNRVLKTRQEKEIALAAGKLVECQETIASLNRQLKTLAKFDELMLETEKPESNGELLDLRGDSKIIDPSISPE from the exons ATGGACCGTCGGAGTTGGCTGTGGAGGCGGAAGCAATCGGACAGGAGTCCTGGTGAGACTGAGAGCTCAGGGTCAGCCTCTTCCGAGATGCACTCTGGTGATCAG CAGGAGGCACTGATTAGTTCTTCTCCAAGGCATGCTCAGTCACCTGAGGTTGCATCAAAGGATGTCAGCCAGGACAATGAAACTATAAGGACTTTAAATGAGAAATTATCAGCTGCTCTTGTGAACATAAGTGCTAAAGAAAATTTGGTAAGACAGCATGCAAAAGTTGCAGAAGAAGCTGTTTTAG GCTGGGAAAATGCAGAGAAGGAAGTTTCATCTCTAAAGCAGCAGCTTGAAGCTGCATCAAAGGAGAAATCATCCCTTGAAGATAGAATTGTTCATCTTGATGCTGCCCTCAAGGAGTGTGTCAGGCAGTTCTGGCAAACAAAGGAAGAGCAAGGACAGAAAGTCCATGATACCATCACCAAGAAAACCCGTGAATGGGATTCTGACAAATTGGAGCTTGAAATCCGACTTACTGAGCTTCAAGCCCAACTGGAAGCTAAAGCTGAAATTACCACATCTGTTGACCACCAGCTTTGCTCAAAGGTTGACATTCTTGAGGAAGAAAAATCTTCTCTTAAAGTTGAACTAGATACCCTTACTAGGGATCTCCAAATGAGAACATTAGAGTTGGAGCTAAGCGCCAGAGTAGCAGAAACAGCTAGCAAGCAACATTTGGACAACATAAAAAAGTTAACAAAGCTTGAAGCTGAGTGCCGTAGGTTACGAGCTACAGCACGTAAATCATCATTAGCTAATGAGCAAAAGCTCCTTTCTAGCTCGCATTATTCTGAATCTGTCACTGATAGCCAGTCAGATGCTGGTGAACAGTTATTAAGTCTGGATAATGAGCAAAGTTGTTCAGATTCATGGGCATCAGCCCTAATTGCAGAGCTTGATCAGTTCAAAAATGAAAAGGCTAATGCAACAAGTGTCACCACTTCTGCAGAAATTGACCTAATGAATGATTTCCTGGAGATGGAAAGACTAGTCGCGTTGCCTGAGGATGACCATGGAAGCTCTAGCATTGAGCATGACAATGGTTCGGACCATACTTTTAACAGAGGCAGCTCTTCAAGAAAGGAACTTGATACTATCTGTCTGCATATGGTTGAGTTGGAAGAGCCAGTCGAGAAAATGACAACCGCAAAAATTGGAACGGAATCGTCTTTACCTGTAATGAACAATCAGCTAAAGAATACACATGATCAGCTGGAAGCAACTGAAGCTAAGTTGGTTGAGTTGCAAAGGCAACTTAATTTGGTTAATGGGGAAAATCATGTTCTTGAGATAGAACTAGAAGCAGCCGAGGGAAAGACAAATGAACTTCAGCTCCAGCTCGAATTAGCAAATACCAAAAATGCGGAGTTACAGGAGAGAGCAAACTTATTAGAAAGGAAATCTGAAGAAGAGCAGGAGTTGTCTGCCAAACTGAAAGTGAGGTGCCAAAATATAGGGGCAACAGAAGCTAATAAGAGGAAGGAAGCTGAACATCAGCTTGAGTCAGCATTTGGTGAAATTGCAGAGTTAAAGGAAACAATTAGTTTATTAGAAAGAAAATTTGAAGAAGAGAAAGCTTTGTCCACAGAACTGGCATCTAGGTGTTGGAAATCAGAAGTATTGAAAGGAAAGAAAGAGGAATTGGAGTGTCAGCTTGAGTTAGCAAATTTGGAAATTCAAAATCTACGTGGGATGGCTGGTTCATTTGAAATGAAACTTGAGGAGGAGAAGGCATATTCAACAGAACTTTTAGCCAAGTGTCAGAGTATGGAAGCCATGGAGGCAAAGAAAAAGGAGTTGGAGTGTCAACTTACTACAGAACATTTGGAAGTAGGCAAGTTACAGGAGAAGGTGAATATACTGGAAGGGAAAGTTGAGGAGGAAAGAGCATTGTGTTTGGGGCTTGCAGCTAATATAGAGGCCATAGAGGCAAAGAGAAAGGAATTGGTGGTGCAACTTGAGTCAGCACATATGGAAGTTGGGATCCTCCAGGAGAAGTTGATCGCATTAGAAAAACAAGTTGAAGAGGAAAGGGCACTGTCTGCAGACTATGCAACAAAGTACCACAGGTTGGAACATGAGTTATCCAGGAAGCAGCAAGCAACTGAATTCCATTTATCAGCATCCTCAAATAGAGTGTTGAAGACTAGACAG GAAAAAGAGATCGCTCTAGCTGCTGGGAAGCTTGTAGAGTGCCAGGAGACAATAGCCTCTCTTAACCGGCAGTTGAAAACATTAGCAAAGTTCGACGAATTGATGCTTGAAACAGAGAAGCCGGAGTCAAATGGAGAACTGTTGGATCTGAGAGGGGATTCTAAGATAATAGACCCCAGCATATCCCCAGAGTAG
- the LOC103986365 gene encoding S-adenosylmethionine synthase 1 isoform X2: MDTFLFTSESVNEGHPDKLCDQVSDAILDACLEQDPESKVACETCTKTNMVMVFGEITTKAKVNYEKIVRDTCRGIGFVSADVGLDADRCKVLVNIEEQSPDIAQGVHGHLTKKPEEIGAGDQGHMFGYATDETAELMPLTHVLATKIGARLTEVRKNKTCPWVRPDGKTQVTVEYRNDGGAMVPVRVHTVLISTQHDESVTNEQIAADLKEHVIKPVIPAKYIDDRTIFHLNPSGRFVIGGPHGDAGLTGRKIIIDTYGGWGAHGGGAFSGKDPTKVDRSGAYIARQAAKSVVASGLARRCIVQISYAIGVPEPLSVFVDTYKTGKIADQDILVLIKENFDFRPGMIAINLDLKRGGNLRYQKTAAYGHFGRDDPDFTWEKAKVLKANKA; the protein is encoded by the coding sequence ATGGATACGTTTCTGTTCACTTCGGAGTCCGTCAATGAGGGCCACCCCGACAAGCTCTGCGACCAAGTCTCCGACGCCATACTCGATGCCTGCTTGGAACAGGACCCGGAGAGCAAGGTGGCCTGCGAGACCTGCACCAAAACGAACATGGTCATGGTGTTCGGTGAGATCACCACCAAGGCCAAGGTCAACTACGAGAAGATCGTGCGCGATACCTGCCGCGGCATCGGTTTCGTCTCCGCGGACGTCGGCCTCGACGCCGACCGCTGCAAGGTGCTGGTCAACATCGAGGAGCAGAGCCCCGACATCGCCCAGGGCGTGCACGGGCACCTGACGAAGAAGCCGGAGGAGATCGGCGCCGGTGACCAGGGCCACATGTTCGGATACGCCACGGACGAGACCGCGGAGCTGATGCCGCTGACCCACGTCCTGGCCACCAAGATCGGCGCGCGGCTCACGGAGGTGCGCAAGAACAAGACCTGCCCGTGGGTCAGGCCGGACGGGAAGACGCAGGTGACCGTCGAGTACCGGAACGATGGCGGCGCCATGGTGCCCGTCCGGGTGCACACCGTCCTCATCTCCACCCAGCATGACGAGTCGGTCACCAACGAGCAAATCGCCGCCGACCTGAAAGAGCACGTCATCAAACCGGTCATCCCTGCCAAGTACATCGACGACCGGACCATCTTCCACCTGAACCCGTCGGGCCGATTCGTCATAGGCGGGCCTCACGGCGACGCAGGCCTGACAGGAAGAAAGATCATCATCGACACCTACGGCGGGTGGGGCGCGCACGGCGGCGGCGCGTTCTCGGGGAAGGATCCGACCAAGGTGGACCGCAGCGGCGCCTACATCGCGAGGCAGGCCGCCAAGAGCGTGGTGGCTTCTGGGCTGGCCCGGAGGTGCATCGTGCAGATCTCATACGCCATCGGCGTGCCGGAGCCGCTGTCGGTGTTCGTGGACACCTACAAGACAGGGAAGATAGCCGATCAAGATATACTGGTACTGATCAAGGAGAACTTCGACTTCAGGCCGGGGATGATCGCCATCAACCTCGACCTGAAGAGGGGTGGCAACTTGAGGTACCAGAAGACTGCGGCCTATGGGCATTTTGGCCGTGACGATCCTGACTTCACGTGGGAGAAGGCGAAGGTTCTGAAGGCGAACAAGGCCTGA
- the LOC103986367 gene encoding magnesium transporter MRS2-F, whose protein sequence is MRSPKQGMEDDLHHRATPTAAAGRRKGSVNREWLVVSDSGRSYHEEVGKHSIMRRTGLPARDLRVLDPLLSYPSTILGRERAIVINLEHIKAIITATEVLVPNSKDPLVAPFVQDLQSRVASSFGAPQHEAAETSDLDEEAIRRSPSCWPSFPSQGMTATHGADISKHNGSLTGDLPEGGHSPGLDVNGDGSTKVLPFEFRALEVCLESACRCLESETLTLEQEAYPALDELTSKISTLNLERVRQIKSRLVAISGRVQKVRDELEHLLDDDMDMAEMYLTDKLANQRVGEISSRVNLENDASEQDDDGDDEFRVETDSSHESLGVFKPNIEELEMLLEAYFVQIDGTLNKLSHLREYVDDTEDYINIMLDEKQNQLLQMGVMLSTATVVTTAGVVVVGLFGMNIGIDLYNAPYRKFWETTLGTIIGCVILYVLAIGFGKKSGLLQ, encoded by the exons ATGAGATCGCCGAAGCAGGGGATGGAGGATGACCTCCACCACCGCGCTACTCCGACGGCTGCGGCGGGGAGGCGGAAGGGCAGCGTGAATCGGGAGTGGCTGGTGGTGTCGGACTCCGGCAGGTCGTACCACGAGGAGGTGGGGAAGCACTCCATCATGCGGCGGACGGGGCTCCCAGCCCGCGACCTGCGGGTCCTCGATCCTCTCCTCTCCTACCCGTCCACCATCCTCGGCAGGGAGAGGGCCATCGTCATCAATCTGGAGCATATCAAGGCCATCATCACCGCCACCGAGGTCCTCGTGCCCAACTCAAAGGACCCCTTGGTCGCCCCTTTTGTTCAGGATCTCCAGTCCCGGGTCGCCAGTTCCTTCGGCGCCCCTCAGCATGAG GCTGCAGAGACTAGTGATTTGGATGAGGAGGCTATAAGAAGGTCTCCGTCATGCTGGCCCTCGTTTCCTAGTCAAGGCATGACAGCAACACATGGAGCCGATATATCTAAACACAATGGTTCCTTGACTGGTGATCTGCCAGAAGGCGGCCATAGTCCTGGATTAGATGTCAACGGCGATGGGAGCACCAAGGTGCTCCCTTTTGAGTTCAGAGCACTTGAAGTCTGTCTTGAGTCTGCCTGCCGGTGCCTTGAGTCAGAG ACACTAACCTTGGAACAAGAGGCATATCCAGCTTTAGATGAATTGACTTCAAAAATCAGCACACTTAACCTTGAGCGTGTCAGGCAAATCAAGAGTCGCTTGGTGGCAATATCTGGACGTGTGCAGAAG GTGAGGGATGAACTTGAACATCTACTAGATGATGACATGGACATGGCTGAGATGTACCTAACAGATAAGCTTGCTAATCAGCGAGTTGGTGAAATTTCATCAAGAGTTAACTTGGAGAATGATGCATCTGAGCAGGATGATGATGG GGATGATGAGTTCAGAGTTGAGACAGATAGCAGCCATGAAAGTTTAGGAGTCTTCAAGCCTAATATTGAGGAGTTAGAGATGCTTTTGGAAGCTTACTTTGTGCAGATtgatggcactcttaacaagctaTCTCAT TTGAGGGAGTATGTGGATGACACTGAAGACTATATCAACATTATGCTGGATGAAAAGCAGAATCAGCTGCTGCAAATGGGAGTCATGCTGAGCACTGCAACGGTGGTGACCACGGCTGGTGTCGTGGTTGTAGGTCTCTTCGGTATGAACATCGGCATCGATCTCTACAACGCGCCCTACCGCAAATTCTGGGAGACAACTCTGGGCACCATCATCGGCTGCGTGATCCTCTATGTTCTAGCAATTGGGTTTGGGAAGAAGAGTGGGCTGCTCCAGTGA